A stretch of Triticum aestivum cultivar Chinese Spring chromosome 1D, IWGSC CS RefSeq v2.1, whole genome shotgun sequence DNA encodes these proteins:
- the LOC123180231 gene encoding probable serine/threonine-protein kinase PBL25: MHWGIRTVKCFSCFRPEKKTSPRRTGSGEVATSPVANAAVSTRSGAPPMESEGPKHGQSSSEVRANGEPAERSSMAKNARAFTYRELATATKNFRSDYLLGEGGFGRVYKGQLENGQIVAVKQLDLNGLQGNREFLVEVLMLSLLHHPNLVSLVGYCADGDQRLLVYEYMALGSLADHLLDTTTDQIPLSWYRRMKIAHGTAKGLEYLHEKANPPVIYRDLKSPNILLDEEYNPKLSDFGLAKLGPVGEKTHVSTRVMGTYGYCAPEYIKTGQLTIKTDVYSFGIFLLELITGRKAVDSTKPASDQILVNWAMPIIRDRRRYHELVDPLLRGEYPEKDLSQAVAVAAMCLHEEDSVRPYMSDAVVALGFLAEVPAGCEEKPSVASQKKQAEDPPLSNGTQQDKSTFDRQRVVAEAIEWGAMRQKQKAQTQGKTTDSQCITDPIEANRV; the protein is encoded by the exons ATGCATTGGGGAATTCGGACCGTGAAATGCTTTTCATGCTTCAGGCCTGAGAAGAAGACGTCGCCGAGGAGGACGGGGTCAGGGGAGGTCGCCACCTCCCCCGTCGCAAATGCCGCCGTCTCGACGCGATCTGGAGCACCCCCCATGGAATCTG AGGGTCCGAAACATGGGCAATCATCATCCGAAGTAAGAGCAAACGGTGAACCTGCCGAAAGGTCTAGCATGGCCAAAAATGCAAGAGCATTCACATACCGTGAGTTAGCGACAGCCACCAAGAACTTCCGCTCCGACTACCTTCTGGGAGAGGGGGGCTTTGGCAGGGTCTACAAGGGACAGCTTGAAAATGGCCAG ATTGTAGCTGTCAAACAACTAGACCTGAATGGACTTCAAGGCAACCGCGAGTTCCTGGTTGAAGTCTTGATGCTCAGCCTCTTGCACCATCCAAACCTGGTCAGCTTGGTAGGCTATTGCGCAGACGGAGATCAACGGCTACTGGTGTACGAGTACATGGCCCTAGGTTCACTTGCAGACCACCTGCTTG ATACCACTACTGATCAAATACCACTAAGTTGGTATAGAAGGATGAAGATAGCCCACGGAACCGCTAAGGGTCTCGAATACCTCCATGAGAAGGCTAACCCGCCGGTCATCTACCGGGATCTCAAGTCCCCCAACATCCTTCTTGATGAGGAATACAACCCTAAACTCTCAGACTTCGGGCTCGCAAAGCTTGGGCCTGTTGGGGAAAAGACGCACGTCTCAACTCGAGTGATGGGCACATATGGGTACTGTGCtccagaatatataaaaacagGCCAGCTAACTATCAAGACTGATGTGTACAGTTTTGGGATATTCCTACTTGAGTTGATCACAGGAAGAAAAGCTGTCGATTCAACGAAACCAGCAAGCGATCAAATCTTGGTTAACTGG GCAATGCCCATTATCAGAGATAGGAGAAGGTACCATGAGTTAGTAGACCCTCTTCTTAGAGGTGAATACCCAGAAAAAGACTTGAGCCAGGCTGTGGCTGTGGCAGCAATGTGCCTACATGAGGAAGACTCTGTGCGGCCATACATGAGTGATGCTGTTGTTGCATTGGGATTCCTCGCAGAAGTGCCCGCTGGCTGTGAAGAGAAACCTAGTGTCGCGTCCCAAAAGAAACAGGCTGAAGATCCCCCATTATCTAATGGAACTCAGCAAGATAAGAGCACATTCGATCGTCAAAGAGTTGTTGCTGAGGCCATCGAGTGGGGCGCCATGAGGCAAAAACAGAAAGCTCAAACTCAAGGAAAGACAACTGATTCCCAGTGCATTACAGATCCTATTGAAGCCAACAGGGTGTAA
- the LOC123180232 gene encoding isovaleryl-CoA dehydrogenase, mitochondrial → MQRRLPALLRRAAGAGPARRWLSAASSLLFDDTQEQFKESVHRFAQEHIAPHAAAIDASNYFPKEVNLWKLMGDFNLHGLTSPEEYGGLGLGYMYHCIAMEEISRASGSVGLSYGAHSNLCINQLVRHGSPAQKEKYLPKLISGEHIGALAMSEPNSGSDVVSMKCKAEKVDGGYVINGNKMWCTNGPSAQTLVVYAKTDITAGSKGITAFIIEKGMPGFSTAQKLDKLGMRGSDTCELVFENCFVPQENVLGEEGKGVYVMMSGLDLERLVLAGGPIGLMQACLDVVLPYVRQREQFGRPIGEFQFLQGKMADMYTSLQSSRSFVYSVARDCDNGKVDRKDCAGVILFAAERATQVALEAIQCLGGNGYINEYPTGRLLRDAKLFEIGAGTSEIRRMIIGRELFKED, encoded by the exons ATGCAGCGCCGGCTCCCGGCACTCCTCCGCCGCGCGGCGGGCGCGGGGCCCGCGCGCCGGTggctctccgccgcctcctccctcctcttcgacGACACCCAGGAGCAG TTCAAGGAGAGCGTGCACCGGTTCGCGCAGGAGCACAtcgcgccgcacgccgccgccatcgacgcctCCAACTACTTCCCCAAG GAGGTGAATCTGTGGAAGCTCATGGGGGACTTCAACCTGCACGGCCTCACCTCGCCAG AGGAGTACGGAGGGCTCGGGCTCGGTTACATGTACCACTGCATCGCCATGGAGGAGATCAGCAGGGCGTCCGGGTCAGTCGGCCTTTCCTACGGTGCACACTCAAATCTGTGCATCAACCAGCTG GTCCGTCACGGCAGCCCCGCCCAAAAGGAAAAGTATTTGCCGAAG CTAATCAGCGGGGAGCATATTGGGGCATTGGCAATGAGTGAACCAAACT CTGGCTCTGATGTTGTCAGTATGAAGTGCAAAGCTGAGAAAGTAGATGGCGGCTATGTCATTAATGGGAATAAGATGTGGTGCACAAATGGTCCGTCAGCTCAAACACTG GTTGTTTACGCGAAAACAGATATAACTGCTGGATCGAAAGGAATAACTGCATTCATAATTGAGAAGGGGATGCCAGG GTTCAGTACTGCCCAGAAGTTAGACAAACTTGGCATGCGAGGAAGTGACAC ATGTGAGCTTGTCTTTGAGAACTGCTTTGTGCCTCAAGAGAATGTTCTTGGTGAAGAAGGGAAAG GTGTTTATGTCATGATGTCTGGTCTTGATCTGGAAAGACTTGTATTAGCTGGGGGTCCTATTGGGCTCATGCAGGCATGCCTTGATGTTGTTCTTCCTTATGTTCGACAGAGGGAGCAATTCGGCCGTCCGATTGGTGAATTTCAGTTCTTACAG GGGAAAATGGCAGACATGTACACCTCCTTGCAATCATCAAG ATCATTTGTATACTCAGTTGCTAGGGACTGTGATAATGGCAAAGTTGACCGCAAG GATTGTGCAGGAGTGATCCTCTTTGCTGCTGAAAGGGCAACACAAGTTGCACTTGAG GCAATCCAGTGTCTTGGAGGCAATGGATACATAAATGAGTACCCAACTGGCCGTCTCCTGAGAGATGCAAAACTGTTTGAGATTGGAGCTGGTACTAGTGAGATCAGAAGAATGATAATTGGTCGTGAGCTGTTCAAAGAGGACTGA
- the LOC123180234 gene encoding protein SEEDLING PLASTID DEVELOPMENT 1, with the protein MLKALNPTPIRLRPACRASSAGCARAARRGGPRRAVPQQPPVRRPSGDRCVPWRGAAPSGPAAPPASPVAAPAPGARAGAKGELEAFLEVVPARMRRELALHPEVWELVEVVMDLGRRPLARFPSGDWVISDQPVTADDLRQAVSKVGNFSEDNRSGINHSLHRISAIRNRKANIIGLTCRVGRAISGSAEMIRDLVVGGGSILVIGPPGVGKTTLIREIARILADEGKKRVIIVDTSNEIGGDGDVPHSGIGRSRRMQVPKVTMQHNVMIEAVENHMPEVIVIDEIGTELEAMAASTIAQRGVQLVGTAHGVTIDSIIKNPCLQMLVGGIESVTLGDEEAKKRKVQKTILERKGPPTFSCAVEMVSKTECRVHHKLESTVDAILAGKPPKFEARMMDSKITESGGSLVISERVSETERLPAYHQDLVTRAVTSEDKFIDDFGSSRQAKSKNIPSDDNVNGDFGCTKKTKGKQYVSGRPPVRVYTYQVSEADILQVATVMGFEDELDITDDIEAANVILASSSEMKQNPWIRNVAKYHKLPIFVVKTNTMAQIVKAVKMIVGRDKLDAPSRKQPKVLEGEIEIEDDAPKRKPSLEEIDALEEARLAIEYIVIPGGEPVELLPRCSEIVARQLELVESYQLLAETFGTDPNSRLQILPVKIAKKSSGQGAQGPTSTKKNGSDLIVSENGGGFSFSRLPFLPK; encoded by the exons ATGCTCAAGGCGCTCAACCCCACCCCGATCCGGCTCCGCCCGGCCTGCCGCGCATCCTCGGCCGGGTGCGCGCgcgcggcgcggcgaggaggcCCTCGGAGGGCGGTCCCGCAGCAGCCGCCCGTGCGCCGGCCGTCCGGCGACCGGTGCGTGCCGTGGCGCGGCGCGGCGCCCTCGggccccgccgcgccgcccgcgtccCCGGTCGCCGCCCCGGCGCCTGGGGCCCGGGCGGGGGCGAAGGGCGAGCTGGAGGCGTTCCTCGAGGTGGTGCCGGCCAGGATGCGGCGGGAGCTGGCGCTGCACCCGGAGGTCTGGGAGCTGGTGGAGGTCGTCATGGACCTTGGCCGCCGCCCGCTCGCGCGGTTCCCCTCCGGGGACTGGGTCATCTCAGACCAGCCCGTCACCGCCGACGACCTCCGCCAGGCCGTCTCCAAG GTAGGCAATTTCTCCGAGGACAACCGATCCGGGATCAACCACTCGTTGCACAGGATCAGCGCCATCCGAAACCGCAAGGCTAACATAATCGGTCTCACTTGCCGTGTCGGGCGAGCTATATCTGGCAGCGCGGAGATGATCCGTGATCTGGTGGTGGGGGGCGGCTCCATATTGGTGATTGGACCTCCTGGAGTAGGGAAGACCACTCTGATCAG GGAAATAGCTAGGATCTTGGCAGATGAGGGTAAGAAACGTGTGATCATAGTGGACACATCTAATGAAATAGGAGGTGATGGGGATGTACCTCATTCTGGCATTGGGCGCTCTAGGAGAATGCAAGTTCCTAAAGTTACGATGCAGCATAAC GTGATGATTGAGGCTGTTGAAAATCACATGCCGGAAGTTATTGTGATCGATGAGATTGGTACAGAACTTGAAGCAATGGCAgccagcaccattgctcaaagaGGCGTTCAACTTGTTGGAACTGCTCATGGGGTGACAATTGACAGCATAATTAAAAACCCTTGCCTGCAAATGCTTGTTGGTGGGATTGAG AGTGTGACTCTTGGCGATGAAGAGGCAAAGAAGCGGAAAGTTCAGAAAACAATTCTTGAGAGAAAAGGGCCCCCAACATTTTCATGTGCTGTTGAGATGGTGTCGAAGACTGAATGTCGAGTGCATCACAAGTTAGAATCTACAGTTGATGCTATTCTTGCAG GGAAGCCTCCCAAGTTTGAAGCTCGCATGATGGATAGCAAGATCACCGAGTCAGGAGGATCTTTGGTGATATCTGAGAGAGTGTCTGAAACAGAGCGCTTACCTGCGTATCATCAAGATCTGGTCACCAGGGCGGTTACATCAGAAGATAAATTCATCGATGATTTTGGTTCCTCCAGGCAAGCAAAAAGCAAGAACATCCCATCAGACGATAATGTCAATGGAGATTTTGGTTGtacaaagaaaacaaaaggcaaacAATATGTGTCTGGAAGGCCTCCAGTACGTGTTTACACTTACCAG GTTTCAGAAGCTGATATCTTGCAAGTAGCAACAGTGATGGGTTTTGAGGATGAATTGGACATAACAGATGACATTGAAGCAGCCAATGTGATTCTTGCGTCAAGTTCTGAAATGAAGCAGAATCCGTGGATCCGTAATGTTGCCAAGTACCACAAGCTTCCTATATTTGTTGTTAAG ACAAATACGATGGCTCAGATAGTAAAGGCTGTCAAAATGATTGTTGGAAGAGATAAACTTGATGCACCGTCGCGCAAGCAACCTAAAGTTTTGGAAGGAGAGATAGAGATTGAAGATGATGCTCCAAAACGGAAGCCATCATTGGAGGAAATTGATGCATTGGAG GAGGCCCGGCTGGCAATTGAGTACATTGTAATCCCAGGCGGGGAGCCCGTCGAACTCCTCCCAAGGTGTTCAGAGATTGTTGCTCGTCAGCTGGAGCTTGTAGAGAGCTACCAGCTCCTCGCCGAGACCTTCGGAACCGACCCCAATTCGAGGCTGCAGATTCTTCCAGTGAAAATAGCAAAGAAGAGCTCGGGTCAGGGCGCTCAGGGGCCGACGTCCACCAAGAAGAACGGCTCGGATCTGATTGTCAGCGAGAATGGTGGAGGCTTCAGCTTCTCCCGGCTGCCATTTCTGCCGAAGTGA